The following coding sequences lie in one Arachis hypogaea cultivar Tifrunner chromosome 9, arahy.Tifrunner.gnm2.J5K5, whole genome shotgun sequence genomic window:
- the LOC112710581 gene encoding uncharacterized protein isoform X1 yields the protein MYLDDKYPQYSLLPHDVPKRALNFQVAHIVFQNNVIEKKVGPHEKLPWAQSIIRKGFTVQGHLSFEIPLILIISLQYVVQDHLEDFNWCCRGKCNPTTHSRGLVWVINILLAVKFKLIGVKIAPLGINKGMNTDTIVKAKSFLDGDEDQHEKDVFEKNLKALQKIF from the exons ATG TATTTGGACGATAAGTATCCTCAATACTCTTTGCTGCCTCATGACGTTCCCAAAAGAGCACTCAATTTTCAG GTTGCACATATTGTTTTTCAGAATAACGTCATTGAGAAAAAGGTTGGCCCTCATGAAAAACTTCCTTGGGCACAAAGTATCATTAGAAAGGGCTTCACAG TGCAGGGGCATTTGAGTTTTGAAATACCTTTAATTCTTATTATTAGTCTTCAATATGTAGTGCAAGATCACTTGGAGGATTTTAATTGGTGTTGCCGTGGAAAATGTAATCCGACAACCCATTCCAGAG GATTGGTTTGGGTGATAAATATCCTATTGGCAGTAAAGTTCAAGCTGATTGGAGTGAAGATAG CCCCGCTAGGAATAAACAAAGGAATGAACACTGATACAATTGTtaaggccaagagttttcttgaTGGTGACGAAGATCAGCATGAAAAAGATGTGTTTGAGAAGAATTTGAAGGCGCTTCAGAAGATTTTTTAG
- the LOC112710581 gene encoding uncharacterized protein isoform X4, with protein MYLDDKYPQYSLLPHDVPKRALNFQVAHIVFQNNVIEKKVGPHEKLPWAQSIIRKGFTVQDHLEDFNWCCRGKCNPTTHSRGLVWVINILLAVKFKLIGVKIAPLGINKGMNTDTIVKAKSFLDGDEDQHEKDVFEKNLKALQKIF; from the exons ATG TATTTGGACGATAAGTATCCTCAATACTCTTTGCTGCCTCATGACGTTCCCAAAAGAGCACTCAATTTTCAG GTTGCACATATTGTTTTTCAGAATAACGTCATTGAGAAAAAGGTTGGCCCTCATGAAAAACTTCCTTGGGCACAAAGTATCATTAGAAAGGGCTTCACAG TGCAAGATCACTTGGAGGATTTTAATTGGTGTTGCCGTGGAAAATGTAATCCGACAACCCATTCCAGAG GATTGGTTTGGGTGATAAATATCCTATTGGCAGTAAAGTTCAAGCTGATTGGAGTGAAGATAG CCCCGCTAGGAATAAACAAAGGAATGAACACTGATACAATTGTtaaggccaagagttttcttgaTGGTGACGAAGATCAGCATGAAAAAGATGTGTTTGAGAAGAATTTGAAGGCGCTTCAGAAGATTTTTTAG
- the LOC112710581 gene encoding uncharacterized protein isoform X6 codes for MYLDDKYPQYSLLPHDVPKRALNFQVAHIVFQNNVIEKKVGPHEKLPWAQSIIRKGFTGDTSLNTIKIYSVQDHLEDFNWCCRGKCNPTTHSRAPLGINKGMNTDTIVKAKSFLDGDEDQHEKDVFEKNLKALQKIF; via the exons ATG TATTTGGACGATAAGTATCCTCAATACTCTTTGCTGCCTCATGACGTTCCCAAAAGAGCACTCAATTTTCAG GTTGCACATATTGTTTTTCAGAATAACGTCATTGAGAAAAAGGTTGGCCCTCATGAAAAACTTCCTTGGGCACAAAGTATCATTAGAAAGGGCTTCACAGGTGACACTTCATTGAATACCATTAAGATATATTCTG TGCAAGATCACTTGGAGGATTTTAATTGGTGTTGCCGTGGAAAATGTAATCCGACAACCCATTCCAGAG CCCCGCTAGGAATAAACAAAGGAATGAACACTGATACAATTGTtaaggccaagagttttcttgaTGGTGACGAAGATCAGCATGAAAAAGATGTGTTTGAGAAGAATTTGAAGGCGCTTCAGAAGATTTTTTAG
- the LOC112710581 gene encoding uncharacterized protein isoform X2, protein MYLDDKYPQYSLLPHDVPKRALNFQVAHIVFQNNVIEKKVGPHEKLPWAQSIIRKGFTGDTSLNTIKIYSVQDHLEDFNWCCRGKCNPTTHSRGLVWVINILLAVKFKLIGVKIAPLGINKGMNTDTIVKAKSFLDGDEDQHEKDVFEKNLKALQKIF, encoded by the exons ATG TATTTGGACGATAAGTATCCTCAATACTCTTTGCTGCCTCATGACGTTCCCAAAAGAGCACTCAATTTTCAG GTTGCACATATTGTTTTTCAGAATAACGTCATTGAGAAAAAGGTTGGCCCTCATGAAAAACTTCCTTGGGCACAAAGTATCATTAGAAAGGGCTTCACAGGTGACACTTCATTGAATACCATTAAGATATATTCTG TGCAAGATCACTTGGAGGATTTTAATTGGTGTTGCCGTGGAAAATGTAATCCGACAACCCATTCCAGAG GATTGGTTTGGGTGATAAATATCCTATTGGCAGTAAAGTTCAAGCTGATTGGAGTGAAGATAG CCCCGCTAGGAATAAACAAAGGAATGAACACTGATACAATTGTtaaggccaagagttttcttgaTGGTGACGAAGATCAGCATGAAAAAGATGTGTTTGAGAAGAATTTGAAGGCGCTTCAGAAGATTTTTTAG
- the LOC112710581 gene encoding uncharacterized protein isoform X5 produces MYLDDKYPQYSLLPHDVPKRALNFQVAHIVFQNNVIEKKVGPHEKLPWAQSIIRKGFTVQGHLSFEIPLILIISLQYVVQDHLEDFNWCCRGKCNPTTHSRAPLGINKGMNTDTIVKAKSFLDGDEDQHEKDVFEKNLKALQKIF; encoded by the exons ATG TATTTGGACGATAAGTATCCTCAATACTCTTTGCTGCCTCATGACGTTCCCAAAAGAGCACTCAATTTTCAG GTTGCACATATTGTTTTTCAGAATAACGTCATTGAGAAAAAGGTTGGCCCTCATGAAAAACTTCCTTGGGCACAAAGTATCATTAGAAAGGGCTTCACAG TGCAGGGGCATTTGAGTTTTGAAATACCTTTAATTCTTATTATTAGTCTTCAATATGTAGTGCAAGATCACTTGGAGGATTTTAATTGGTGTTGCCGTGGAAAATGTAATCCGACAACCCATTCCAGAG CCCCGCTAGGAATAAACAAAGGAATGAACACTGATACAATTGTtaaggccaagagttttcttgaTGGTGACGAAGATCAGCATGAAAAAGATGTGTTTGAGAAGAATTTGAAGGCGCTTCAGAAGATTTTTTAG
- the LOC112710581 gene encoding uncharacterized protein isoform X3: MTFPKEHSIFRLHILFFRITSLRKRLALMKNFLGHKVSLERASQGHLSFEIPLILIISLQYVVQDHLEDFNWCCRGKCNPTTHSRGLVWVINILLAVKFKLIGVKIAPLGINKGMNTDTIVKAKSFLDGDEDQHEKDVFEKNLKALQKIF; encoded by the exons ATGACGTTCCCAAAAGAGCACTCAATTTTCAG GTTGCACATATTGTTTTTCAGAATAACGTCATTGAGAAAAAGGTTGGCCCTCATGAAAAACTTCCTTGGGCACAAAGTATCATTAGAAAGGGCTTCACAG GGGCATTTGAGTTTTGAAATACCTTTAATTCTTATTATTAGTCTTCAATATGTAGTGCAAGATCACTTGGAGGATTTTAATTGGTGTTGCCGTGGAAAATGTAATCCGACAACCCATTCCAGAG GATTGGTTTGGGTGATAAATATCCTATTGGCAGTAAAGTTCAAGCTGATTGGAGTGAAGATAG CCCCGCTAGGAATAAACAAAGGAATGAACACTGATACAATTGTtaaggccaagagttttcttgaTGGTGACGAAGATCAGCATGAAAAAGATGTGTTTGAGAAGAATTTGAAGGCGCTTCAGAAGATTTTTTAG
- the LOC112710581 gene encoding uncharacterized protein isoform X7, with protein sequence MTFPKEHSIFRLHILFFRITSLRKRLALMKNFLGHKVSLERASQGHLSFEIPLILIISLQYVVQDHLEDFNWCCRGKCNPTTHSRAPLGINKGMNTDTIVKAKSFLDGDEDQHEKDVFEKNLKALQKIF encoded by the exons ATGACGTTCCCAAAAGAGCACTCAATTTTCAG GTTGCACATATTGTTTTTCAGAATAACGTCATTGAGAAAAAGGTTGGCCCTCATGAAAAACTTCCTTGGGCACAAAGTATCATTAGAAAGGGCTTCACAG GGGCATTTGAGTTTTGAAATACCTTTAATTCTTATTATTAGTCTTCAATATGTAGTGCAAGATCACTTGGAGGATTTTAATTGGTGTTGCCGTGGAAAATGTAATCCGACAACCCATTCCAGAG CCCCGCTAGGAATAAACAAAGGAATGAACACTGATACAATTGTtaaggccaagagttttcttgaTGGTGACGAAGATCAGCATGAAAAAGATGTGTTTGAGAAGAATTTGAAGGCGCTTCAGAAGATTTTTTAG
- the LOC112708960 gene encoding bidirectional sugar transporter SWEET5-like, with translation MVSAALVRTVIGIIGNVISFGLFFSPAPTFYRIIKKKSVEEFKPDPYIATVLNCAFWVFYGLPFVHPHSVLVVTINGVGLVFEFVYLTIFYIHATNIGRRKVLFLLGSEVLFFAAVALITLLVLHGTHERSLVVGVLCDIFNIMMYVSPLAIMAKVIKTKSVEYMPFWLSLTNFLNGVCWTTYALIHPFDIYVLVSNGIGALSGLIQLILYACYCSCNNGENNGDGDDRTRFACINAVTLALAGVRIPMYGLITSVPDTLIAPFYYVKDSARDPGVTGGILPPKLDKVTSLQIDSKLLIDILKNVMQLITEGCKTAANYI, from the exons atggtgagCGCTGCACTTGTTCGTACCGTTATCGGCATTATAGGGAATGTGATCTCTTTCGGCTTGTTTTTCTCACCAGCGCCAACATTCTATCGGATAATAAAGAAAAAGTCCGTGGAAGAGTTCAAACCCGATCCATATATAGCAACGGTTCTAAACTGTGCGTTTTGGGTGTTCTATGGGCTTCCTTTCGTGCACCCTCACAGTGTGCTTGTGGTTACCATCAATGGCGTTGGCCTTGTCTTCGAGTTCGTCTATCTCACCATTTTTTACATTCATGCCACTAACATAGGACGGAGGAAGGTACTGTTCCTTCTGGGATCAGAGGTTTTGTTCTTTGCCGCTGTTGCTCTTATAACGTTGCTGGTACTACATGGCACTCACGAAAGATCGTTAGTGGTTGGTGTACTGTGTGATATATTTAATATCATGATGTATGTCTCTCCTCTTGCGATCATGGCAAAGGTTATAAAAACCAAGAGCGTGGAATATATGCCATTTTGGCTATCTCTAACTAACTTCCTCAATGGAGTGTGCTGGACAACATACGCTCTCATCCACCCTTTCGATATTTACGTCCTGGTAAGTAATGGAATTGGAGCATTGTCTGGACTGATTCAGCTGATACTATATGCTTGTTACTGTTCCTGTAATAATGGAGAGAATAACGGTGATGGTGATGACA GAACTAGATTTGCGTGTATCAATGCTGTAACTTTGGCTCTTGCCGGTGTTAGAATTCCCATGTATGGTCTTATAACTTCAGTGCCGGATACCTTAATCGCACCCTTTT ACTATGTAAAAGATAGTGCTAGAGACCCTGGTGTTACCGGTGGAATTCTGCCACCAAAATTGGATAAAGTGACATCTCTTCAG ATAGATTCTAAATTACTGATTgacattttgaaaaatgttatgcAATTGATAACTGAAGGCTGCAAAACAGCTGCAAATTACATCTGA
- the LOC112708962 gene encoding uncharacterized protein, translating to MSIDKSWIGKPRNTHEYKDGLNKFLDFAFEHRSLGGHQIKCPCPVCGFGKWQTREKVFEHLVVKPFPENYKVWYWHGEEAVGVGSQAHQTSQIVQDDSTSQHPMVTMLNDAFGVAGPDLNEDGDGDEDNIEDGDGDEDNIEDAKNEEHNGENVEFYKLLEDGSEQLYEGCTKYSKLSFLISLYHIKCLYRISDKAMTEILKLIKDAFGNAKISNTFYKAKKTINKLGLNYTKIPACPNDCMLYWEEDEDLQECKRCKTSKWSDAKKKKPAKILRYFPLKPRLQRLFMCSKTAQSMRWHASAEKKDSKMRHPRDSEAWKTFDLLNDRFAADPRNVRLGLAADGFNPFGAMRTNYSVWPVVLIPYNRPPWECMKPTSLILSMIIPGEKMPGNNINVYLQPLIKELKELWHDGVQTLDRFKNEMFTLRAALMWTISDFPGLGNLSRWNVHSKYACPTCNFNTDSYRLKHGAKWCFLGHRRFLERGHKFRLSRAKFNGNIELRDPPAVLTGSEILEQLEGINVSFGKELQASKGKRTRRKVVEEDDESGIWRKKSIFFYLPYWKSNLLRHNLDVMHIEKNVCDNVLYTLLNETGRSKDNLKARKDLKEMGIRKDLWPDENGRYHPSLFKMSNSMKDVFLRTIKNIRVPDGLSSNISRCVDLKQRKLSGLKSHDCHVLMQQLLPIAIRNVLPDKVTAVLIELSSFFQQLCSNSLSLTELGSSNLE from the coding sequence ATGTCAATTGATAAGTCATGGATTGGAAAACCACGAAACACGCACGAGTATAAAGATGGTCTAAACAAGTTTTTGGATTTCGCCTTTGAGCATCGATCTCTCGGGGGTCATCAGATTAAATGCCCTTGTCCGGTGTGTGGTTTTGGCAAGTGGCAAACAAGAGAGAAAGTTTTTGAACATTTAGTAGTCAAGCCGTTTCCAGAAAACTACAAAGTTTGGTATTGGCATGGTGAAGAAGCAGTTGGAGTTGGGTCACAAGCTCATCAAACTAGTCAAATTGTACAAGATGATTCGACATCTCAACATCCAATGGTAACAATGCTCAATGACGCGTTTGGAGTTGCTGGACCTGACTTGAATGAAGATGGAGATGGAGATGAAGACAACATAGAAGATGGAGATGGAGATGAAGACAACATAGAAGATGCAAAAAATGAAGAGCACAATGGAGAAAATGTAGAATTTTACAAGTTGTTGGAAGATGGTAGTGAACAATTGTATGAAGGGTGCACAAAGTATTCAAAACTGTCTTTCTTAATTAGTCTGTATCACATAAAGTGCTTATACAGAATAAGCGACAAAGCCATGACCGAAATTCTCAAGTTAATAAAAGATGCTTTTGGAAATGCGAAGATTTCAAATACATTCTATAAGGCCAAGAAAACCATAAACAAACTAGGGCTTAATTATACCAAGATACCTGCTTGCCCTAATGACTGCATGTTATATTGGGAGGAGGATGAAGATTTGCAAGAATGCAAAAGATGCAAGACATCTAAATGGAGCGATGCTAAAAAGAAGAAACCGGCAAAGATCTTGCGATACTTTCCACTAAAACCGAGACTTCAACGATTATTTATGTGTTCTAAGACTGCTCAATCAATGCGATGGCATGCTTCGGCAGAAAAGAAAGATTCTAAGATGAGGCATCCGCGGGATTCTGAAGCTTGGAAGACATTTGATTTACTTAATGATAGGTTTGCTGCAGATCCTCGAAATGTACGTCTTGGTCTTGCAGCTGATGGATTCAACCCCTTTGGAGCTATGCGTACAAACTATAGCGTTTGGCCAGTGGTGCTTATTCCATACAATCGACCTCCATGGGAGTGCATGAAGCCAACATCACTAATCTTGTCAATGATTATTCCTGGAGAGAAAATGCCAGGGAACAACATAAACGTATACTTACAACCTCTTATCAAAGAGTTAAAAGAGTTGTGGCATGATGGTGTTCAAACATTAGATAGGTTCAAGAATGAAATGTTTACATTGCGAGCAGCATTAATGTGGACAATTAGTGATTTTCCAGGCCTTGGTAACTTATCTAGGTGGAACGTACACAGTAAATATGCTTGTCCTACATGTAACTTCAACACTgattcatatagattaaagcatggTGCAAAATGGTGTTTTTTGGGACATCGCCGTTTCTTAGAAAGGGGTCATAAGTTTAGGCTAAGTCGTGCAAAATTTAATGGAAATATCGAGTTGAGGGATCCCCCAGCAGTACTAACAGGGTCAGAAATATTGGAACAACTTGAAGGCATCAATGTTTCATTTGGGAAGGAACTACAGGCAAGTAAAGGTAAGAGGACTCGACGAAAAGTtgttgaagaagatgatgaatcggggatatggaggaagaaaagcatatttttttatcttccttATTGGAAGTCTAACTTATTGCGCCACAATCTAGATGTCATGCACATTGAAAAGAATGTTTGCGACAATGTGTTATACACTTTGCTCAATGAGACTGGAAGGTCAAAGGATAATCTCAAAGCTCGTAAGGATCTCAAAGAAATGGGTATAAGGAAAGATTTATGGCCAGATGAAAATGGGAGATATCATCCATCTTTGTTCAAAATGTCAAATTCCATGAAAGATGTATTCTTGCGTACTATAAAGAATATTAGAGTACCAGATGGTCTCTCGAGTAATATTTCACGGTGTGTTGACCTGAAGCAAAGAAAGCTTTCTGGATTGAAGAGCCATGATTGCCACGTCCTTATGCAGCAACTATTACCCATTGCCATACGTAATGTGCTACCAGATAAAGTTACTGCAGTTCTAATAGAGTTGTCTTCATTCTTTCAACAGTTGTGCTCTAACAGCTTAAGTCTTACAGAACTTGGAAGCTCCAACCTCGAATAA